The Desmonostoc muscorum LEGE 12446 genome includes a region encoding these proteins:
- a CDS encoding MHYT domain-containing protein — MSSIYDLRLITLSIAIAVLASYTALDLAGRVTAAKASAQVAWLIGGAMVMGIGIWSMHFVAMLAFCLPIPITYDMLTVLVSMLPAVIASGGALFLASRPVLSIWQLLVGGTLMGIGIASMHYIGMLAMRIQATATYNPVLFILSIAIAIGASILGLNIAFQLRTQTNTTPWWAKVSGALFIGGAIAGMHYTGMGAMRLTPTNPTAISGLAKTNDSLTLLGVSIGIATLVILGFALLTSFIDRRLSAQTKLLAEQEAQAKLSQLFTEITLQIRRSLKLDDVINTTVHEVRLALKTDRVVMYRFNSDWSGIIIAESIAQGWTKTLGKTVNDPFRENYIEMYKNGRVRATNDIYEAGFTECHREILEGFQIKANLIAPIIHNNQLVGLLCAHECSRPRYWQKYEINLFRQLAIQVGIALEQASLLDELEQAQKVLRLRDRAIASASNAIFITDPRQPTNPIIFCNAALEKITGYSSGELLGCNYQFLQGADTDPDIITELDDAIKASRECQVVLKSYRKDRTFFWCELTISPVLDAFGQIINFIGVLVEITSRKETEEELRRSQEVLQEQLLQLIYDVNEVSQGDLTVRSQVTAGEVGILADAINTIIYTLWQIVTQIHQTAYQMNVSLGENSGFIQQVGDEALKQIEQITYALQELNNLNFWMQKVVDSAGQLQEVGVTTTNTVETAKGTIDFTVESILNLQQTISQIANKVNNLSESSQKISHVASTIGQIATQTNLLASDASIEATWMGDRGRGFAKVVEQITQLAVQSGEATQEIQGVLTNMELETTALVKAIESGTSEIVERANLVQNAKLKLEDILEVSDQMNHLVQSIFAVTGSQAEASQAIASLIEQITETLKYTADSSSTVSNSLQQAREVAQQLQAYVSGFKTGE; from the coding sequence ATGAGTAGCATCTACGACCTACGGCTGATAACCCTTTCAATTGCGATCGCAGTTCTCGCCTCATATACTGCTCTTGATTTGGCTGGACGGGTAACAGCAGCCAAAGCATCGGCTCAAGTCGCTTGGTTAATTGGCGGCGCAATGGTTATGGGAATCGGTATCTGGTCGATGCACTTTGTCGCCATGTTAGCCTTCTGTCTGCCGATACCAATAACCTATGATATGTTGACTGTGCTGGTTTCTATGCTACCTGCGGTGATTGCTTCAGGAGGCGCACTTTTCCTGGCAAGTCGCCCAGTGTTGAGCATTTGGCAATTGCTGGTTGGCGGAACCTTAATGGGTATTGGTATCGCCTCCATGCACTACATTGGAATGCTGGCGATGCGAATACAAGCAACCGCCACATACAACCCAGTACTGTTTATACTTTCCATAGCGATCGCCATCGGCGCATCAATTCTAGGGCTAAATATTGCGTTTCAATTACGTACACAAACGAATACAACTCCCTGGTGGGCGAAGGTTAGCGGTGCGCTTTTTATCGGGGGAGCGATCGCTGGGATGCATTACACAGGGATGGGGGCTATGAGATTGACCCCGACTAACCCAACAGCAATATCTGGGCTAGCAAAAACGAACGATTCCCTAACTTTGCTGGGTGTCTCTATTGGTATTGCCACATTAGTGATTCTCGGTTTTGCGCTGCTGACTTCGTTTATAGATCGGCGTTTGTCTGCCCAAACAAAGCTTTTAGCAGAGCAAGAAGCCCAAGCCAAACTTTCACAATTATTTACAGAGATTACCCTACAAATTCGGCGATCGCTGAAGTTAGATGATGTAATCAACACAACTGTCCATGAAGTTCGTCTAGCATTAAAAACAGACCGTGTGGTTATGTATCGTTTCAATAGTGACTGGAGTGGCATTATTATCGCCGAGTCCATTGCTCAAGGTTGGACGAAAACCTTAGGAAAAACGGTCAATGACCCATTCCGGGAAAATTATATTGAAATGTACAAAAATGGCCGAGTCCGAGCTACCAATGATATTTATGAAGCTGGTTTTACAGAATGTCACCGGGAAATTCTCGAAGGTTTTCAAATTAAGGCGAATTTGATTGCACCGATTATCCATAATAATCAACTTGTCGGTTTATTGTGTGCCCACGAATGTTCTAGACCTCGGTATTGGCAAAAGTATGAAATTAATTTATTTAGACAATTAGCAATTCAAGTCGGCATCGCTTTAGAACAAGCGAGTCTACTAGATGAGCTTGAGCAAGCACAGAAAGTTTTGCGGCTTCGCGATCGGGCGATCGCTTCAGCCAGTAACGCCATATTCATTACCGATCCACGTCAGCCAACAAATCCAATTATATTTTGCAATGCTGCGTTGGAAAAAATTACAGGTTATTCATCTGGTGAGTTACTAGGATGTAACTACCAATTTCTTCAAGGGGCTGACACAGATCCAGACATTATTACAGAATTAGACGACGCAATCAAGGCTTCGAGAGAATGCCAAGTTGTGCTGAAAAGTTATCGCAAAGATAGAACTTTCTTCTGGTGTGAATTAACAATTTCTCCTGTGCTAGACGCATTTGGACAAATAATCAATTTTATTGGCGTGCTAGTTGAAATTACTTCGCGCAAGGAAACAGAAGAAGAATTAAGGCGTAGTCAAGAAGTTCTCCAAGAGCAGCTGCTACAACTTATCTATGATGTTAATGAGGTATCCCAAGGAGATTTAACTGTTCGCTCTCAAGTTACAGCCGGGGAAGTTGGAATCTTAGCTGATGCGATTAATACCATCATTTATACCCTGTGGCAAATTGTCACTCAAATCCACCAAACTGCCTACCAAATGAATGTTTCTCTTGGCGAAAACTCTGGTTTCATCCAGCAAGTGGGAGATGAAGCACTCAAACAAATTGAACAGATTACTTACGCCCTTCAAGAACTAAATAATCTGAATTTCTGGATGCAAAAGGTGGTAGATAGTGCAGGGCAGCTACAGGAAGTAGGCGTCACTACTACTAACACAGTAGAAACAGCCAAGGGAACAATAGATTTTACTGTGGAAAGCATCTTGAATTTGCAGCAGACGATTTCACAAATAGCTAACAAAGTCAATAATCTGAGCGAATCTTCTCAAAAAATTTCCCATGTTGCATCAACGATTGGGCAAATCGCCACCCAAACTAATTTGTTAGCCAGCGATGCTAGTATTGAAGCCACATGGATGGGCGATCGCGGTCGAGGCTTTGCGAAAGTAGTAGAACAAATTACTCAATTAGCTGTGCAGTCTGGCGAAGCCACCCAAGAAATTCAAGGCGTTTTAACTAACATGGAATTGGAAACTACCGCATTAGTTAAAGCCATAGAATCGGGAACGAGTGAGATAGTAGAAAGAGCAAATCTTGTGCAAAATGCCAAGTTGAAACTGGAAGATATTTTAGAAGTATCTGATCAGATGAATCATTTAGTACAATCGATTTTTGCGGTAACAGGATCTCAAGCAGAAGCTTCCCAAGCGATCGCATCTTTAATCGAGCAGATTACCGAAACCTTAAAATACACCGCAGATTCGTCTAGCACTGTATCTAACTCCCTACAACAAGCAAGAGAAGTGGCACAGCAATTACAAGCCTATGTCAGTGGATTTAAAACTGGGGAGTAG
- a CDS encoding RNA-guided endonuclease InsQ/TnpB family protein — MKTSYQYRLKPTKEQAKIIDNTLNMLRCQYNYQLGQRFEWLEQNRCSIDRCSLVVCHLPELKDKPNRFSQQASLTQLKKDRSWYKCIHSQVLQEVPKKVEIAFDRLLKGDSNGKRSGKPRFKAKGQYKTFTYPQFKKEHFSNDKITLSKIGTIKVIVHRQIPDGFDIKTVSVTKKSDGYYVTLSLEDKTVPTIKPDFDTNNIVGIDVGLVDFIVTSDNEIIAAPKLLRKAERKLKSAQRKISRRKKDSNRRNKAIKKLGIQHKRVADSRKDFHFKTANNLLKKYDVIAVEKLNIKGLAKSRLAKSVNDAGWGQFISILTTKAENAGLKVIAVNPNGTSQECSNCGQKVKKLLSQRMHNCSNCKASLCRDLNAAINIKNRGTHDLKAQIMSSLRSL; from the coding sequence CTGAAAACATCCTATCAGTACCGATTAAAGCCTACGAAAGAGCAAGCTAAAATAATTGACAACACGCTAAATATGTTGCGCTGTCAGTATAATTATCAGCTTGGACAAAGGTTTGAGTGGTTGGAGCAAAATCGTTGTTCTATTGATAGATGCTCACTTGTTGTTTGCCACCTTCCAGAGTTAAAAGATAAGCCAAATCGCTTTAGCCAGCAGGCATCCCTAACTCAACTGAAAAAAGACCGAAGCTGGTACAAATGTATTCACTCTCAAGTGTTACAAGAAGTACCAAAAAAGGTTGAAATAGCTTTTGACCGATTGTTAAAAGGTGATAGTAATGGCAAGCGTAGCGGTAAGCCGAGATTCAAGGCTAAAGGTCAATACAAAACTTTTACATATCCACAATTCAAAAAAGAGCATTTTAGCAACGATAAAATAACACTCTCAAAAATAGGCACTATCAAAGTAATTGTTCATCGTCAAATACCTGACGGATTTGATATTAAAACGGTGTCTGTAACCAAAAAGTCAGATGGTTACTATGTCACCCTGAGTTTAGAAGATAAGACTGTTCCAACAATCAAGCCTGATTTTGATACCAATAATATTGTCGGCATTGACGTAGGATTGGTTGATTTCATTGTCACTTCAGATAATGAAATAATTGCTGCTCCAAAGTTATTACGTAAAGCTGAACGTAAATTAAAATCAGCACAACGCAAAATTTCTCGTAGAAAAAAAGACTCAAACCGTCGGAATAAAGCAATCAAAAAGCTAGGTATCCAGCACAAAAGAGTTGCGGATAGTCGTAAAGATTTCCATTTCAAAACTGCTAACAATTTGCTCAAAAAGTATGATGTTATTGCAGTAGAAAAACTAAATATTAAAGGACTCGCTAAATCAAGATTGGCTAAAAGTGTAAACGATGCCGGATGGGGACAATTTATTTCTATACTTACTACCAAAGCCGAAAATGCTGGGCTGAAAGTAATAGCTGTAAATCCAAATGGTACTAGTCAAGAATGTTCTAACTGCGGTCAAAAGGTCAAAAAGCTGTTATCTCAAAGAATGCATAATTGCTCTAATTGTAAAGCAAGTTTGTGCAGAGATTTGAATGCAGCGATCAACATAAAGAATCGTGGGACGCACGATCTAAAAGCTCAAATTATGTCCTCATTGAGGAGTCTTTGA
- a CDS encoding ATP-binding protein, with protein sequence MTLRVAGVVLISTSVSYFHVISNLEAQTKKQLEKYITERGQRESNAFKLAQDNLIFLKQQILEQLKRPSEEDLAAKFDRVHFSWSDGTQRNAPQNQPISQFDIARYPTSYISRDAKMDARRKRVFMITYALIQAYGPAWSVRFPDTYFDTPDKNSVLYWKDVPVNLIGPPGFDLTKQEFYYVADPIHNPTRKPAWTGVYFDPNIKDWMVSAIVPVYEGDWFLGSVGHDIILKDLIEQTIKNQLPGTYNLIFRADGRLIAHPHYMDKIQQTQGKINIADLNDSHLQQIWQLAQNLRTGVIENVQNNEFLAVTRLDGPDWYFVTVYPKSLLSGAAFDTARFVLVAGALALLVEVILLFSVLQQQVAKPLQKLTLASDQLTNGNFEINLDDTRQDELGQLANSFNSMASQLKTSFTQLEQANAELEQRVTQRTTELQNTVKELHRTQAQMVQSEKMSALGQMVAGVAHEINNPINFIHGNLSHVTHYTQDLLELTQLYHEHFLSPPPEIEERRAELDLDFLAEDLTKILQSMANGTGRIREIVLSLRNFSRLDEADCKTVNIHEGIDSTLMILQYRLNATNQRPEIQVIRDYGSLPQVECYAGEFNQALMNVLANAIDALEASSTPKIIIRTQAIERSIIIAIADNGVGMTQAVRSRIFDPFFTTKPVGKGTGLGLSISYQIITELHGGKLYCDSVVGEGSEFVIEIPMQQM encoded by the coding sequence ATGACACTGCGAGTAGCCGGAGTTGTATTAATTTCTACAAGCGTAAGTTACTTCCACGTCATTTCTAATTTGGAAGCACAGACCAAGAAGCAATTAGAGAAATACATTACCGAACGGGGACAGCGAGAAAGCAATGCTTTCAAACTAGCACAAGACAATCTCATATTTCTGAAGCAACAAATTTTAGAACAACTCAAGCGACCGAGCGAGGAGGATTTAGCAGCAAAGTTTGATCGCGTCCACTTTAGCTGGTCTGATGGAACTCAACGCAATGCACCGCAAAATCAACCCATCTCGCAGTTTGACATAGCTCGATATCCTACATCCTACATCAGTCGGGATGCGAAAATGGATGCGAGGCGCAAACGGGTATTTATGATAACTTACGCCTTAATTCAAGCTTACGGGCCTGCATGGAGCGTGCGCTTTCCAGATACCTATTTCGATACGCCTGACAAGAATAGCGTACTTTACTGGAAAGACGTGCCTGTTAATCTCATAGGGCCTCCTGGTTTCGATCTGACAAAACAAGAATTTTACTACGTAGCCGATCCAATCCATAACCCAACCCGCAAACCTGCATGGACGGGCGTTTATTTCGATCCGAATATCAAAGATTGGATGGTGTCTGCGATCGTTCCTGTATATGAAGGCGATTGGTTTTTAGGTTCTGTCGGACACGATATCATTCTCAAAGATTTGATAGAGCAAACGATCAAAAATCAGTTACCGGGAACTTACAATTTAATTTTTAGAGCCGATGGTCGGTTGATCGCTCATCCTCATTACATGGATAAAATTCAACAGACCCAAGGTAAAATTAATATCGCCGATCTCAATGATTCACATTTACAACAAATTTGGCAATTAGCTCAAAACCTGCGGACAGGCGTCATCGAAAATGTCCAAAACAATGAATTTTTGGCAGTTACGCGATTAGATGGTCCCGACTGGTATTTCGTCACAGTTTATCCCAAGTCTTTGCTATCGGGAGCCGCGTTTGACACCGCTCGATTTGTGCTGGTGGCTGGTGCTTTGGCATTGCTTGTAGAAGTCATACTCTTGTTTTCAGTGCTGCAACAACAGGTTGCCAAACCACTCCAGAAATTAACACTTGCTAGCGATCAACTCACAAACGGTAATTTTGAGATTAACCTTGATGACACTCGACAAGATGAATTAGGACAACTAGCTAATTCATTTAACAGTATGGCAAGTCAATTGAAAACTTCATTTACGCAACTTGAACAAGCGAATGCTGAATTAGAACAACGGGTGACACAACGGACGACCGAGTTACAAAATACAGTAAAAGAACTACACCGCACCCAAGCGCAGATGGTACAAAGTGAAAAAATGTCGGCTTTGGGACAAATGGTAGCGGGCGTTGCTCACGAAATCAATAATCCCATCAATTTTATTCACGGTAATCTCAGCCATGTCACCCACTACACCCAAGATTTACTCGAATTAACCCAACTTTATCACGAACATTTCCTGAGTCCACCACCGGAAATCGAAGAAAGACGGGCAGAACTCGACCTTGATTTTTTAGCAGAAGATTTGACGAAAATTCTCCAATCAATGGCAAATGGAACTGGGCGGATTCGGGAGATTGTTTTATCACTGCGTAACTTTTCCCGTCTCGATGAAGCAGACTGCAAAACCGTTAATATTCATGAAGGCATTGATAGTACGCTCATGATTTTGCAGTATCGTCTCAATGCTACTAATCAACGCCCAGAAATTCAAGTAATCAGAGACTATGGGAGTTTGCCTCAAGTCGAATGCTATGCGGGGGAATTTAATCAAGCGTTGATGAATGTGTTGGCGAATGCAATTGATGCATTAGAAGCATCATCTACACCCAAAATTATCATACGCACCCAGGCAATTGAGCGTTCAATTATCATCGCCATTGCAGATAATGGAGTCGGAATGACTCAAGCAGTGCGATCGCGTATTTTTGATCCGTTCTTCACAACCAAACCTGTGGGTAAAGGTACAGGTTTAGGACTGTCTATCAGCTATCAAATCATTACCGAACTGCATGGCGGTAAGCTATATTGTGATTCTGTTGTTGGAGAAGGTTCGGAATTTGTCATTGAAATTCCAATGCAACAAATGTAA
- a CDS encoding iron uptake porin: MLKNLLYSFPLLLFSCPAVWATPLDANFGTLQGQVTSVSQFSDVQPTDWAFQALQSLVERYGCIAGYPNSTYRGNRALTRYEFAAGLNACLDRVNELIATATGDLVNKQDLVVLQKLQEDFAAELATLRGRVDSLEARTATLEAQQFSTTTKLNAQIITAITDTFGDKVGGNRDESNAIFATRGRLNLESSFTGKDLLRVRLEFGNFANSNGSSQIAAASGTGMTRLNFDNDNNNSLFVPHIRYYFPVSSSLSFVVGPVGIGYNDITDNVTPATIADDGNGIPSLFGKNSFLFERGGGGAAANWNISKDLVLTVGYLANTPNNPTQSNGLFDGGYNALAHLVYYAKQGAIGVAYSHGYNPAGTVDITGGRGSALSSSPFGNNIATSNSIVGAQGYYRFSPNFQIHGWGGYIWATAENSGLSDVSNGRGATDSLFVNNGDNANAWFGAIGLSFPDVGGKGNLPGILVGLPPRISNSDVREEPDNAYHIEAFYRLRMNDHISVTPGFWVILNPENNSENNTQYVGVIRTTFDF; this comes from the coding sequence ATGCTGAAAAATCTTTTATACAGTTTTCCACTGCTTTTATTCTCATGCCCAGCAGTTTGGGCGACTCCTTTGGATGCTAACTTTGGCACCTTGCAGGGACAAGTTACCTCAGTCTCTCAGTTTTCTGATGTCCAGCCCACTGATTGGGCATTTCAAGCACTACAATCGCTGGTGGAACGCTACGGTTGCATTGCAGGTTATCCCAATTCCACCTATCGCGGTAACCGTGCTTTAACTCGTTACGAATTTGCCGCAGGTTTGAATGCTTGTTTAGATCGAGTTAATGAATTAATTGCTACAGCTACTGGCGATTTGGTCAATAAGCAAGACTTGGTAGTGCTGCAAAAGTTACAAGAAGACTTTGCCGCAGAACTGGCTACTCTGCGCGGGCGGGTGGATAGCTTGGAGGCACGTACAGCAACACTAGAAGCGCAGCAGTTTTCCACTACTACCAAGCTCAACGCTCAAATTATCACTGCGATTACCGATACCTTTGGTGATAAGGTAGGAGGGAATAGGGATGAATCCAATGCCATCTTTGCTACTCGCGGCCGTCTAAATTTGGAGAGTAGCTTCACAGGTAAAGATTTGTTGCGAGTTCGACTGGAGTTTGGCAACTTTGCCAATTCCAATGGCTCAAGCCAAATTGCCGCAGCCAGCGGTACCGGGATGACGCGGCTAAACTTCGACAATGACAACAACAATTCACTCTTCGTTCCCCACATTCGTTACTACTTCCCAGTGAGTAGTTCCCTTTCCTTTGTTGTCGGCCCTGTAGGTATTGGTTACAACGACATCACAGACAACGTAACCCCTGCTACGATCGCCGATGATGGCAACGGGATTCCCTCACTATTTGGCAAGAACAGTTTTCTCTTCGAGCGGGGTGGCGGTGGTGCAGCCGCTAACTGGAATATCAGCAAAGACTTGGTTCTGACTGTGGGCTATTTAGCAAATACTCCTAATAACCCAACACAGAGCAATGGGTTATTTGATGGCGGTTACAACGCTCTTGCCCATCTTGTGTATTACGCCAAACAAGGAGCGATCGGTGTCGCCTACTCTCATGGCTATAATCCTGCTGGCACTGTTGATATCACAGGCGGCAGAGGTAGCGCCCTATCAAGCTCTCCCTTTGGCAACAATATTGCTACTTCCAACAGCATTGTCGGTGCCCAGGGATACTATCGCTTTTCGCCAAATTTCCAAATCCACGGTTGGGGTGGATATATCTGGGCAACTGCCGAGAACTCTGGTTTGAGTGATGTTTCTAATGGTAGGGGTGCAACAGATTCTTTGTTTGTGAACAATGGCGATAATGCTAATGCCTGGTTTGGGGCGATCGGCTTGTCGTTTCCAGATGTGGGCGGTAAAGGTAACCTGCCAGGAATTCTCGTTGGTTTGCCACCGCGTATCTCTAACAGTGATGTCCGTGAAGAACCGGACAACGCTTACCACATCGAAGCATTCTATCGCTTACGAATGAACGACCATATCTCCGTGACTCCTGGTTTTTGGGTGATTCTCAACCCAGAAAACAACAGCGAAAATAATACTCAATATGTGGGAGTAATTCGCACAACCTTCGATTTTTAA
- a CDS encoding ABC transporter permease subunit → MSQTVRPTNRNKVGNNPNARQPRSIATLLEVAGILPILILICILFTFLSPNFLTGGNLVNILRQASINIVLATGMTFVILTGGIDLSVGSMLAVSAVVALLVSLLPAIGWAALPAGLLAGLLLGLVNGALITFLDVPPFIVTLGSLTALRGVAYLIAKGTTIINRDINFAWIGNSYIGPLPWLVIIALLTVAGSWFVLRQTVLGVQIYAVGGNERAARLTGIKVNRVLLFVYGVSGLLSGLAGIMSASRLYSASGLLGQGYELDAIAAVILGGTSFTGGIGTIGGTLLGALIIAVLNNGLTLLNMSFFWQLVVKGLVIIAAVMIDRIRRRSRR, encoded by the coding sequence ATGAGTCAAACAGTAAGACCTACCAATAGAAATAAAGTCGGCAACAATCCAAACGCCCGCCAACCGAGATCCATCGCCACCTTGCTGGAAGTTGCAGGTATTTTACCAATTCTCATACTTATCTGTATCTTATTTACCTTCCTTTCTCCCAACTTCCTCACAGGCGGTAACCTCGTCAATATATTACGGCAGGCATCCATTAACATTGTCCTAGCTACAGGCATGACCTTCGTGATTCTCACCGGAGGCATTGATTTGTCTGTGGGGTCAATGTTAGCTGTTTCTGCCGTAGTTGCGTTACTCGTATCGCTACTTCCGGCTATAGGTTGGGCGGCTTTGCCTGCTGGCTTGTTGGCAGGATTGCTTTTGGGCTTAGTCAACGGCGCTTTGATCACCTTTTTGGATGTGCCACCTTTTATTGTCACCTTGGGTTCACTGACTGCGTTGCGCGGTGTTGCCTATTTGATTGCCAAGGGAACAACAATTATTAACCGTGATATCAACTTTGCTTGGATCGGTAATAGCTATATCGGTCCTCTTCCGTGGTTGGTGATCATTGCCTTACTAACTGTGGCAGGTAGTTGGTTTGTACTGCGACAGACTGTTTTAGGAGTGCAAATCTACGCTGTGGGTGGTAACGAACGGGCAGCAAGATTAACAGGGATTAAAGTTAATCGAGTGTTGCTGTTTGTTTATGGCGTGAGTGGATTGCTATCAGGTTTGGCAGGCATCATGAGTGCCAGCCGTCTCTATAGTGCTAGCGGTTTATTGGGTCAAGGCTATGAATTAGATGCGATCGCTGCTGTAATTTTAGGTGGAACTAGTTTTACAGGCGGGATTGGTACAATTGGCGGTACACTTCTTGGTGCATTAATCATTGCTGTCCTCAACAATGGTTTAACTCTGTTGAACATGTCTTTCTTCTGGCAACTAGTTGTTAAAGGACTAGTAATTATCGCTGCCGTGATGATTGACCGAATCCGCAGACGTTCCAGACGGTAA